One region of Eupeodes corollae chromosome 1, idEupCoro1.1, whole genome shotgun sequence genomic DNA includes:
- the LOC129941554 gene encoding uncharacterized protein LOC129941554 — MPRTNKNYKEKDVQAALLAIKNGQMTKKAASKNYKIPRSTLQFRLSSKFIKTRPGPATVLTDEEEATIVEWLKVSQEKGFPKRKEDVIYAVREFLRQSNREHPFGSEAIPGKGWFRSFLKRYTTLTFRAVDPVSSASANVAVTDIFGWFDSIQDYLIKNHFFSILEDPSRVFNGDETNFLLCPKSKSVLAAKGSRNIYEVDRGQAKLNLTVMFSFNAMGSMCPPMIIYPYKRLKDDIRKTIPDTWGCGISENGWMTKQTFYEYISKVFYPFLTQEKIKLPTILFVDGHSTHLTL, encoded by the coding sequence atgccaagaacaaataaaaattacaaggAAAAGGATGTTCAAGCTGCTCTATTGGCCATAAAAAATGGACAAATGACTAAAAAAGCAGCTTCCAAGAACTACAAGATACCACGATCTACTCTACAATTccgattgagttcaaaatttataaaaacgcgTCCTGGGCCCGCAACGGTCTTAACTGACGAAGAAGAAGCGACTATTGTTGAATGGCTTAAAGTTTCACAAGAGAAAGGGTtcccaaaaagaaaagaagatgtTATTTATGCTGTCCGAGAATTTTTAAGGCAAAGTAATAGAGAGCATCCGTTTGGTAGTGAGGCAATACCAGGAAAAGGATGGTTTAGATCCTTTTTGAAGCGTTATACCACTTTGACTTTCAGAGCAGTTGATCCAGTTTCGTCAGCAAGCGCAAATGTGGCGGTAACAGATATTTTTGGCTGGTTTGACTCCATACAGGACTATTTGATCAAAAACCACTTTTTCTCAATCCTTGAAGATCCTAGCCGAGTATTTAATGGGgacgaaacaaattttttactgTGTCCTAAATCTAAATCCGTTCTAGCTGCAAAAGGATCAAGAAACATTTATGAAGTTGATAGAGGCCAAGCCAAATTGAATTTAACTGTAATGTTTTCATTCAACGCAATGGGATCAATGTGCCCTCCAATGATCATATATCCTTATAAGAGATTAAAGGACGATATACGCAAAACCATTCCTGATACCTGGGGCTGCGGAATAAGTGAAAATGGCTGGATGACAAAACAAACATTCTACGAATATATTTCAAAGGTGTTTTACCCCTTTTTgactcaagaaaaaataaaactaccaacaatactCTTTGTTGATGGACATAGCACACATCTTACACTATAA
- the LOC129945146 gene encoding piggyBac transposable element-derived protein 3-like has product MKPNKRLDSTVIDHNLEVPSGSEDELELSNGDSDDDMNKIQDLVVGEFEVPSGILQNDPNSIPSRQPSNTSYSSQPSTSGVVNSRSRRTSSRAHPLPNPSSVPPAQPTVNVRRMKRRYIWKKTEFQPPVTTFTGDDILEEPYMGFETPLQYFLYFFDDDLLEHIAEESTKYSIQKDPSKPLLVSKTDTKKFLGICLLLGLVPQPNIRMFWDSDLGLPIITETMTLTDFEKIRSVIHFNDNQNFIPRDQLGHDRLFRIRPILEALKKKCQAVPKRETLSVDEQMCATKACNFLRQYLPNKPHKWGYKLLVLCDDKGFAYNFEVYSGTENADQFRLPDEPDLGASSNIVVRLCRCVPRNKNYKVFFDNYYTSPELISYLAKIGIHSLGTVNKGRLGSNLQLPSQKQLSDANKTRGYSEEWVTTVDGVPVTTVMWLDSKPVVLLSSFVGEQPKDKVRRFDKKRKQYIDVDAPNVIPHYNRHMGGVDLLDSFIGKHKIKMRTRKWYMRIFYHLIDVMLINSWLLYKRVESLRQNTKLMKLREFRLEVAKSLCLSGASMTRKRGRPSSYISDMLDERKKKKPKANIPPKDVRIDGIDHFPCWSNDRQRYSV; this is encoded by the exons ATGAAGCCTAACAAACGTCTTGATTCTACAGTTATTGACCACAATCTTGAGGTGCCGTCTGGTAGCGAAGATGAATTGGAACTGTCCAATGGGGATAGCGATGACGACATGAACAAAATTCAGGATCTGGTGGTGGGAGAATTTGAAGTGCCTTCTGGAATACTGCAAAATGATCCAAACAGCATACCCAGTCGTCAGCCTAGTAATACCAGCTATTCGTCACAGCCGAGTACTTCTGGTGTCGTAAACTCTCGATCCAGGCGGACATCATCACGAGCTCACCCACTACCCAATCCATCTTCAGTTCCACCAGCTCAACCGACCGTGAATGTGAGACGAATGAAACGGAGGTATATATGGAAAAAGACGGAGTTTCAACCGCCCGTTACTACATTTACAGGCGACGACATACTGGAGGAACCGTACATGGGTTTTGAGACaccattacaatattttttgtattttttcgatGATGATTTGTTGGAACACATTGCTGAGGAATCTACCAAATATAGCATTCAGAAGGATCCCTCAAAACCTCTTTTGGTCTCGAAGACAGATACCAAAAAGTTTTTAGGTATCTGTCTCCTGTTAGGACTGGTCCCACAACCAAATATTCGTATGTTTTGGGATTCAGACTTAGGTTTACCCATTATCACTGAGACCATGACCTTGACTGATTTCGAGAAAATACGGAGTGTCATTCACTTCAATGACAACCAAAATTTTATACCGAGGGATCAACTTGGACATGACAGACTTTTCCGAATTCGACCCATATTGGAGGCACTAAAAAAGAAATGCCAAGCTGTTCCAAAGAGAGAAACCCTTTCGGTCGATGAGCAAATGTGCGCCACAAAAGCTTGCAACTTTCTTCGCCAATACCTTCCCAACAAACCTCATAAATGGGGTTACAAGTTGTTGGTACTATGCGATGATAAAGGTTTTGCATATAACTTTGAAGTTTATTCCGGCACTGAAAACGCCGATCAATTTAGGCTTCCTGATGAACCTGATTTAGGTGCTAGTAGCAATATTGTTGTACGTTTGTGTCGTTGTGTTCCCAGGAATAAGAATTACAAAGTCTTCTTTGACAATTATTATACTTCACCTGAATTGATATCCTACTTGGCTAAGATTGGAATTCATTCCTTAGGCACCGTCAACAAAGGCCGTTTAGGAAGTAATTTGCAACTGCCATCTCAAAAACAGTTATCGGATGCCAATAAGACCCGTGGATACTCAGAAGAATGGGTCACTACTGTAGACGGGGTACCAGTGACAACAGTTATGTGGCTAGATAGCAAACCTGTGGTTTTATTATCTTCTTTCGTCGGTGAGCAGCCTAAAGACAAAGTAAGACGTTTTGATAAAAAACGTAAACAGTACATAGATGTCGATGCCCCAAACGTAATTCCACATTACAACCGACATATGGGTGGAGTGGATTTATTGGACTCCTTTATcggaaaacataaaataaaaatgcgtaCAAGAAAGTGGTATATGCGAATCTTCTACCACTTAATTGATGTGATGCTAATAAACAGCTGGCTTTTGTATAAAAGAGTAGAGTCGCTGAGACAAAACACTAAACTGATGAAGCTTCGGGAATTTCGACTGGAGGTAGCTAAATCACTGTGCTTATCTGGAGCATCTATGACAAGAAAGAGAGGACGACCATCATCATACATATCAGATATGCTTgacgaaagaaagaaaaagaagccAAAAGCCAACATACCACCTAAAGATGTTAGGATCGACGGAATTGACCATTTTCCTTGCTGGTCAAATGATAGACAGCGGT ACTCAGTATAG